From the genome of Alphaproteobacteria bacterium, one region includes:
- a CDS encoding SHOCT domain-containing protein, with amino-acid sequence MTNGKTLVRRIFGVSLATSWVVVEPATVSAIGYGDGLMGWGSGFGLGHMFFGGVMMIAFWGTIIVLFLAVHRFSGSGTPQRQDAADRSLVLRRLEEIYAKGDIDRTEFEEKRQTLMQSRGSV; translated from the coding sequence ATGACGAATGGGAAAACATTGGTCCGGCGCATATTTGGGGTGTCCCTCGCGACCTCGTGGGTCGTGGTCGAACCTGCAACCGTGTCGGCTATTGGGTATGGCGACGGCCTTATGGGTTGGGGCTCCGGCTTCGGTCTCGGTCATATGTTCTTCGGCGGCGTGATGATGATTGCGTTCTGGGGCACGATCATTGTCCTGTTTCTGGCAGTGCACCGGTTCTCAGGTTCGGGAACGCCGCAGCGTCAGGACGCGGCTGACCGGAGTCTCGTGTTGCGTCGTCTCGAAGAAATATATGCGAAAGGCGATATCGATCGCACCGAATTCGAAGAGAAGCGGCAAACCCTGATGCAATCGCGTGGGTCTGTCTGA
- a CDS encoding cytochrome c: protein MSKRFLLIAILAIGAVAAVVYLAIGKPAAEATLSADPANASLVALGQQVYASQCAACHGANLEGQANWRTRKENGRLPAPPHDAPGHTWHHDDISLFQLTKFGLAALVGQPVESDMPIFDGKLTDEEIWASLAYIKSRWPQKIRQRQADINKRAGGS, encoded by the coding sequence ATGTCCAAACGTTTCCTACTCATAGCTATTCTCGCCATCGGGGCCGTTGCTGCGGTTGTCTACCTTGCGATCGGCAAACCCGCCGCCGAGGCAACCCTTTCGGCGGATCCCGCGAACGCAAGCCTTGTGGCGCTTGGACAGCAGGTCTACGCATCTCAGTGCGCGGCCTGCCACGGCGCAAATCTAGAAGGTCAGGCCAACTGGCGTACGCGCAAGGAGAATGGTCGGCTCCCCGCGCCACCCCATGACGCGCCGGGTCATACCTGGCATCACGACGACATTTCGCTGTTTCAACTGACGAAGTTCGGTCTGGCTGCCCTCGTCGGCCAACCGGTAGAATCGGATATGCCCATCTTCGATGGAAAATTGACCGACGAGGAAATATGGGCCTCGCTCGCCTATATCAAATCACGCTGGCCGCAGAAAATCCGGCAGCGCCAGGCCGACATCAACAAGCGCGCCGGGGGCTCCTGA
- a CDS encoding Crp/Fnr family transcriptional regulator, with protein MIMSSEIFDLLRSSRGTRLKLDPGEHLFHLGQPIRHLYLVLEGEAHLVRFDENGGAVILQRTGPGGVIAEASLFANSYHCDAVAREATTVQSIPRSTLRKRLRSEPAFAEAFMAHLAHEVQNTRFRAEVLSLKTIEARLTAWESWHGALPPKGEWKSLAQQIGVSPEALYRELAKRAGIS; from the coding sequence ATGATCATGTCCTCGGAGATATTTGATCTTCTGCGATCATCGCGCGGCACCCGCCTTAAGCTCGATCCCGGTGAGCATCTTTTCCATCTTGGACAGCCCATCCGGCACCTCTACCTGGTGCTTGAGGGCGAGGCGCATCTTGTTCGATTCGATGAGAATGGCGGCGCTGTCATCCTGCAACGCACAGGCCCCGGCGGGGTGATCGCGGAGGCGTCCCTGTTCGCGAATAGCTACCACTGCGACGCGGTTGCCCGGGAGGCGACAACGGTCCAGAGCATCCCGCGAAGCACGCTGCGCAAACGACTTCGGAGCGAGCCGGCATTTGCCGAAGCCTTCATGGCGCACCTGGCACATGAAGTTCAGAACACAAGGTTTCGGGCCGAGGTGCTGTCGCTCAAGACAATCGAAGCGCGACTGACGGCATGGGAAAGCTGGCATGGTGCGTTGCCCCCGAAGGGCGAATGGAAAAGTCTCGCACAGCAGATCGGTGTCAGTCCCGAGGCACTCTACCGGGAACTGGCAAAGCGGGCGGGAATAAGCTGA
- a CDS encoding DM13 domain-containing protein encodes MRRAFLYGFGFSVVVTAVVGWFLISPLFIDEVVDEQFPGVPTPDALSQMSDEKKAAMADEVLEAARGMPDKAMDDARNEMTAPGAPVALAAGAFRDADKLHKGSGDAGLYRLADGSHVLRLENLDVTNGPDLHVFLVRHPGPVVSSDVTDGNYIDLGALKGNIGNQNYAVAPGTDLTGFASVVVWCKAFGVLFSTAPLVSVSS; translated from the coding sequence ACGCGCATTTCTGTACGGGTTCGGCTTCTCGGTCGTCGTGACCGCGGTCGTCGGCTGGTTCCTGATCTCGCCGCTGTTTATCGACGAGGTGGTGGACGAGCAGTTCCCCGGTGTCCCAACGCCGGATGCCCTGTCGCAGATGTCGGACGAGAAGAAGGCCGCCATGGCGGACGAGGTGCTTGAGGCCGCGCGTGGGATGCCCGACAAGGCGATGGACGACGCGCGGAACGAGATGACCGCGCCGGGTGCCCCTGTCGCGCTGGCGGCGGGTGCGTTCCGCGACGCGGACAAGCTCCACAAGGGCAGCGGTGACGCCGGGCTCTACCGGCTCGCCGACGGCAGCCATGTGCTGCGGCTCGAGAATCTCGATGTGACCAACGGACCGGACCTTCATGTATTCCTGGTGCGTCACCCGGGTCCGGTCGTGTCGTCGGATGTAACGGACGGCAACTACATCGATCTGGGTGCGCTCAAGGGCAACATCGGCAACCAGAACTACGCGGTTGCGCCGGGCACGGATCTGACCGGCTTCGCCAGCGTCGTGGTCTGGTGCAAGGCATTCGGTGTCCTCTTCTCCACCGCGCCGCTGGTGTCCGTGAGCAGTTGA
- a CDS encoding cytochrome c — translation MKKLFLVAAAVIVAVAAGGALLIFRGGQAPESDISSLEGDPERGAYVARLAGCIACHTNEAEGGELLAGGPPLETLFGTFYGPNITPDPVAGLGDWSVNDFARALRHGISPDGKPYYPAFPYTFYSKLTDQDVADLWAAFKTVPDASESTKPQQLKFPFNQRWALRGWQNLFFESETYTRNPARNDLWNRGKYIVTGPAHCGACHTPRNPLGARDAEQALHGTGGLPGDERSPPITPEALLKKGWTERNLAFGLRFGTKPNGDVLGGSMGEVIRDGTSWLTNEDLRAIAFYLLNNNDTK, via the coding sequence ATGAAGAAGTTATTCCTGGTAGCCGCCGCAGTGATCGTGGCGGTCGCCGCAGGCGGCGCATTGCTGATTTTTCGCGGAGGTCAGGCGCCGGAATCCGATATCTCGTCTCTCGAAGGTGACCCGGAACGCGGGGCGTATGTTGCGCGTCTCGCCGGCTGTATTGCGTGTCATACGAACGAAGCCGAGGGGGGTGAACTCCTGGCGGGTGGACCACCTCTTGAGACACTGTTTGGCACATTCTATGGCCCGAACATCACGCCAGACCCCGTCGCAGGTCTGGGAGACTGGTCCGTCAACGACTTCGCGCGCGCGCTGCGTCATGGAATCTCGCCGGACGGAAAGCCGTACTATCCGGCATTTCCCTACACCTTCTATTCCAAGCTCACGGATCAGGATGTCGCGGACCTCTGGGCGGCGTTCAAAACCGTCCCCGACGCGAGCGAGTCCACAAAACCGCAGCAGCTCAAATTCCCATTCAATCAGCGCTGGGCTCTTCGTGGATGGCAAAATCTGTTCTTCGAATCGGAGACCTACACCCGAAATCCGGCCCGGAACGACCTTTGGAATCGCGGCAAATACATCGTGACCGGCCCGGCACACTGCGGCGCGTGTCACACCCCCCGAAATCCACTCGGCGCCCGAGATGCGGAACAGGCCCTCCACGGCACCGGCGGATTGCCCGGTGATGAGCGTTCGCCGCCGATCACACCGGAAGCACTTCTCAAGAAAGGCTGGACCGAGCGAAATCTCGCATTCGGTCTGCGATTCGGTACCAAGCCCAATGGCGACGTGCTCGGCGGCAGCATGGGCGAGGTCATTCGCGACGGCACCTCATGGCTGACCAACGAGGACCTGCGCGCGATCGCTTTTTATCTTCTGAACAACAACGATACGAAATGA
- a CDS encoding CoA-binding protein, with translation MTPPRDCRPFFEPKSVAVVGAGERLTSSGGAVLRNLIGSGYAGRIVPVNPRGGEILGLPAATSLSALDAPAELAVLVVRPDLILDIVDEAAATGHRNVMILAGGFREAGEDGAAREAELLRRADAAGITIFGPNCAGIVHLAADAPFAATFFRALPPGGAIAAISQSGAIAEEIIAKSRIGELPVGTVVSVGNAVHLEVTDYLEYLGDEDSCRCVLLYIESIADPDRFRAVARKVAAKKPVVALMGGGSDRGASAVRNHTGGAAMPDAEINAYLRDCGVIRVRSVRRLLLAAKGFGLHRDGIGPRVLLLSNSGGPGVITTDQLRAEGLEMPDLPDAYAAMLRELLPGEAAVANPIDLLADAREDRFGPALEGALAHGANIFDAILTIHVLPFMVDGDPVIDTLSGIAKTAGLPCFHSMMGTLEHQSKWFARMEAAGVPAFNDSESMAETAGILAQYPKLRAALV, from the coding sequence ATGACCCCACCCCGCGATTGCCGCCCTTTTTTTGAGCCGAAAAGCGTCGCCGTCGTCGGCGCCGGAGAGCGCCTGACCAGTTCCGGCGGGGCGGTGCTGCGCAATCTCATCGGGTCTGGCTATGCCGGGCGCATCGTGCCGGTGAACCCCAGGGGCGGCGAGATCCTCGGCCTGCCGGCGGCCACCTCCCTGTCGGCGCTCGACGCACCGGCCGAGCTGGCCGTCCTGGTGGTCCGGCCCGACCTGATTCTCGATATCGTCGATGAGGCCGCGGCAACCGGCCACAGGAATGTGATGATCCTGGCCGGAGGATTCCGCGAGGCGGGCGAAGACGGCGCGGCGCGCGAGGCCGAGCTGCTGCGCAGGGCCGACGCCGCCGGCATCACCATATTCGGCCCGAACTGCGCGGGCATCGTCCATCTCGCCGCGGACGCGCCGTTCGCCGCGACCTTCTTTCGTGCGCTGCCCCCCGGCGGCGCGATTGCGGCAATTTCCCAGTCGGGCGCAATCGCGGAAGAGATCATCGCCAAGTCCAGAATCGGCGAGCTGCCCGTCGGCACCGTTGTTTCGGTCGGCAACGCCGTCCATCTCGAGGTGACGGATTATCTCGAATATCTCGGAGACGAGGACAGCTGTCGTTGCGTGCTTCTCTACATCGAGTCCATCGCCGATCCGGACCGGTTCCGCGCGGTCGCCCGCAAGGTCGCCGCGAAGAAACCGGTGGTCGCGCTGATGGGCGGCGGCTCCGACCGGGGCGCATCGGCGGTGCGCAATCACACCGGGGGCGCGGCCATGCCCGACGCGGAGATCAACGCGTATCTGCGCGATTGCGGCGTGATCCGCGTCCGATCGGTCCGGCGCCTGCTGCTCGCGGCCAAGGGTTTCGGGCTGCACCGGGACGGCATCGGGCCAAGGGTGCTGCTGCTGTCCAACTCGGGTGGGCCCGGCGTGATCACCACCGACCAACTGCGCGCCGAGGGGCTGGAGATGCCCGACCTGCCGGATGCCTACGCCGCCATGCTGCGCGAGCTGCTGCCGGGTGAGGCCGCCGTGGCCAATCCGATCGATCTGTTGGCGGATGCCCGCGAGGACCGGTTTGGTCCGGCCCTGGAGGGTGCGCTCGCCCATGGCGCCAACATTTTCGATGCCATCCTGACCATCCATGTCCTGCCGTTCATGGTGGATGGGGACCCGGTCATCGATACCCTTTCAGGCATAGCCAAAACCGCCGGGCTGCCCTGCTTCCACTCGATGATGGGCACCCTGGAACATCAGTCAAAATGGTTCGCGAGGATGGAGGCCGCCGGGGTTCCGGCGTTCAACGATTCCGAATCCATGGCCGAGACGGCGGGCATTCTTGCGCAGTACCCCAAACTGCGCGCGGCGCTCGTGTAG
- a CDS encoding glucose 1-dehydrogenase gives MSDISASVEGRVVMITGAGQGIGRAYALKFAEAGAIPVIAEIDGAKGDAVAAEIEAAGGEALAIRTDVTDPTAVKAAIAATLDRFGRIDVLINNAAIFVTLGRQPFWEIDLEEWRAVMDVNITGCFICASAVAGPMREAGGGRIINISSSTVPQGIPGFTHYVTSKSALIGMTRCMARELGDANIAVNAVLPGMIETEIENAGRNAAGRAAIISHQSLKRQQEPMDMVGTLLFLSSPASGFMTGQSLCVDGGAAFI, from the coding sequence ATGTCCGATATATCTGCATCCGTTGAAGGGCGCGTCGTGATGATCACCGGCGCGGGCCAGGGCATCGGCCGCGCCTATGCGCTCAAATTCGCCGAGGCTGGCGCGATCCCGGTGATTGCGGAGATTGACGGCGCCAAGGGGGATGCCGTTGCCGCCGAGATCGAGGCGGCGGGTGGTGAGGCGCTGGCGATCCGGACCGACGTCACCGACCCGACCGCGGTCAAGGCGGCGATCGCCGCCACGCTCGACCGTTTCGGCAGGATCGACGTGCTGATCAACAACGCGGCGATCTTCGTGACCCTAGGCCGGCAGCCCTTCTGGGAAATCGATCTCGAGGAATGGCGCGCCGTGATGGATGTGAACATCACCGGCTGCTTCATCTGCGCCAGCGCGGTCGCCGGCCCGATGCGCGAAGCGGGCGGCGGGCGGATCATCAACATCTCGTCGTCGACCGTGCCCCAGGGCATTCCCGGCTTCACCCATTATGTGACGTCCAAATCGGCGCTGATCGGCATGACCCGCTGCATGGCGCGCGAACTTGGCGACGCGAACATCGCCGTCAACGCGGTGCTGCCTGGCATGATCGAGACCGAGATCGAGAATGCGGGCCGCAATGCTGCGGGCCGCGCGGCGATCATCAGTCACCAGTCGCTGAAGCGCCAGCAGGAGCCCATGGACATGGTCGGCACGTTGTTGTTCCTGTCGTCCCCGGCGTCGGGCTTCATGACCGGGCAATCCCTGTGCGTCGATGGCGGCGCCGCCTTTATCTAA
- a CDS encoding fumarylacetoacetate hydrolase family protein, whose amino-acid sequence MRLCRYNDDELGLVLDGQLFDATAALESLPPLTWPVPQGDHLIANLDALRPAIEHAAGDSHPVPIESVVLKSPVANPSKIIGAPVNYHKHLEEAQADAEINLGRDIKTIDTYGLFMKANSSLVGPGEGVALRFGDRRNDHEVELAVIIGEGGSDIAEADAMGHICAYSIGLDMTVRGTEDRSLRKGIDTYSVLGPWLVTADEIADPGHLDFEIRVNDEVRQKSNTEHLIFDIPRLIAYASSFMTLYPGDVIMTGTPEGVGPVDPGDTMHAWIDQVGEMSIPVRAHV is encoded by the coding sequence ATGCGACTTTGCCGCTACAATGATGACGAACTCGGGCTGGTGCTCGATGGCCAGCTGTTCGACGCTACGGCCGCGCTGGAATCCCTGCCGCCGCTCACCTGGCCCGTACCCCAGGGCGACCACCTGATCGCCAACCTGGACGCGCTGCGCCCCGCCATCGAACATGCCGCGGGCGATTCCCATCCCGTGCCGATTGAGTCCGTCGTGCTGAAGAGCCCGGTCGCGAATCCGAGCAAGATCATCGGGGCGCCGGTCAACTATCACAAGCATCTGGAAGAGGCGCAGGCGGACGCGGAGATCAATCTCGGCCGGGATATCAAGACCATCGACACCTACGGCCTGTTCATGAAGGCGAACAGCTCGCTGGTCGGGCCGGGCGAGGGGGTCGCGCTGCGGTTCGGCGACCGGCGCAACGATCACGAAGTCGAGCTGGCGGTGATCATCGGCGAGGGCGGGTCCGACATCGCCGAGGCCGACGCGATGGGTCATATCTGCGCCTATTCGATCGGGCTCGACATGACCGTGCGGGGCACCGAGGACCGCAGCCTGCGCAAGGGGATCGATACCTACTCGGTCCTCGGGCCGTGGCTCGTGACCGCCGACGAGATCGCCGATCCGGGACATCTGGATTTCGAAATCCGCGTCAATGACGAGGTGCGCCAGAAATCGAACACCGAGCATCTGATCTTCGATATTCCGCGCCTGATCGCCTATGCGTCATCCTTCATGACGCTCTATCCCGGCGACGTCATCATGACCGGCACGCCGGAAGGCGTCGGGCCGGTCGATCCGGGCGACACCATGCATGCCTGGATCGATCAGGTTGGCGAGATGTCGATCCCGGTGCGCGCGCACGTTTAA
- a CDS encoding ABC transporter permease: MNVRGTYTLCRRETLRFRSVWLQTILGPVISVLLFVVVFTAALGRSDIVISGTSYVAFIVPGLVLMAMLQNAFANTSSSLLIAKVSGTIVDVLMAPLAPFELVIGYATAAVFRALIIAALLVSVVAPFVDIAVNSWPLLIAVGLLASMAFAVLGIITGILATRMEHVAGMSMIIIAPLTMLAGTFYSVSTLTEPFQALSYLNPVFYAVDAFRDAFTGVSEGAPVASLIGLIVANFMLFGTAVLMFRNGYRLKG; encoded by the coding sequence ATGAATGTTCGCGGAACCTATACCCTGTGCCGCCGCGAGACTCTGCGTTTTAGATCGGTATGGTTGCAAACGATCTTGGGGCCGGTGATCAGCGTTCTGCTCTTTGTCGTCGTGTTCACCGCGGCCTTGGGACGTAGCGATATTGTCATAAGCGGTACGTCCTACGTTGCGTTCATCGTCCCGGGGCTGGTTCTTATGGCGATGCTCCAGAACGCATTCGCGAATACGTCGTCATCGCTGCTGATCGCAAAGGTCAGCGGCACAATTGTCGATGTTCTGATGGCTCCGCTCGCGCCGTTTGAGCTTGTGATCGGATATGCCACGGCAGCCGTTTTCCGAGCGCTTATTATCGCGGCTTTGTTGGTCAGTGTGGTCGCTCCGTTTGTCGATATCGCCGTTAACAGTTGGCCCCTGCTGATTGCCGTCGGCCTTCTCGCGAGCATGGCGTTCGCCGTCCTGGGAATCATTACCGGCATACTCGCCACCCGCATGGAACATGTGGCCGGCATGTCGATGATCATCATCGCGCCGCTGACGATGCTCGCCGGTACGTTTTACTCGGTATCGACGCTGACGGAACCGTTCCAGGCCCTGAGTTATTTGAACCCGGTTTTCTATGCCGTGGACGCATTTCGGGACGCCTTCACCGGCGTGTCAGAAGGGGCTCCGGTGGCTAGTTTGATCGGCCTGATCGTCGCGAACTTCATGCTGTTTGGAACGGCAGTTCTGATGTTTCGGAACGGCTATCGCCTGAAAGGTTGA
- a CDS encoding DUF5676 family membrane protein: MAINANKLAIATATVFGVLWIICSALVAMFPGPMLRMTAYMVHAEPLAFQWSLSLVGFVWGLVLWSVLSGLIVWMIARFYNRIAA, translated from the coding sequence ATGGCAATCAATGCAAACAAACTGGCGATCGCCACGGCCACCGTGTTTGGCGTTCTGTGGATTATCTGTAGCGCGCTCGTTGCGATGTTTCCCGGGCCGATGCTCCGGATGACCGCCTACATGGTCCACGCGGAACCGTTGGCGTTCCAGTGGTCTCTCTCGTTGGTGGGTTTTGTCTGGGGATTGGTGCTTTGGTCTGTTCTGTCGGGCTTGATCGTCTGGATGATTGCGCGTTTTTACAACCGCATCGCGGCCTGA
- the cueR gene encoding Cu(I)-responsive transcriptional regulator → MNISEAAAQAGLPTKTIRYYEDIGLVEPARRRDNGYRDYADRDVHMLRFLSRARGLGFSVADCRALVALYADTDRKSADVKEIALNRVADIDAKIVELQAMRATLVDLSENCHGDDRPDCPIIDDLADRMGR, encoded by the coding sequence ATGAATATCAGCGAAGCGGCTGCGCAGGCGGGTCTGCCGACCAAGACCATCCGCTATTACGAGGATATCGGGCTGGTGGAACCGGCGCGGCGCCGCGACAACGGCTATCGGGACTATGCGGACCGCGACGTGCACATGCTTCGCTTCCTGTCACGGGCACGGGGCCTGGGGTTCTCCGTTGCGGACTGCCGGGCGCTGGTGGCGCTCTACGCCGACACGGATCGCAAGAGCGCCGATGTGAAGGAGATCGCGCTCAACCGGGTGGCGGATATCGACGCCAAGATCGTTGAGCTACAGGCGATGCGCGCGACCCTGGTCGATCTTTCCGAAAACTGCCATGGCGACGACCGGCCCGATTGCCCGATCATTGACGATCTGGCTGACCGGATGGGCCGCTGA
- a CDS encoding cytochrome c, with amino-acid sequence MRNIKLRTTIFFGAAAVLLSTSLALAHGGATGIVKERMDLMDSVGKSMKIITEMFQGEKNYEATAVRDAAQSIGSHGGEQLTRLFPEGSIQGPSESLPAIWQNWERFSELSEDLTRYANALAAVAENTRGPGMRGGRQGGTGMSPMGRSNPMTGSTDGMRMNDPAALAQMSPDAAFARLTQTCSACHTQFRKKQ; translated from the coding sequence ATGCGAAATATCAAACTCAGAACGACTATATTCTTCGGAGCCGCGGCGGTTCTGCTGTCCACCAGCCTGGCCCTCGCCCACGGCGGCGCCACCGGCATTGTGAAGGAACGAATGGACCTCATGGATTCCGTGGGCAAGTCCATGAAGATCATCACGGAGATGTTCCAGGGCGAAAAGAATTACGAAGCCACCGCCGTTCGCGACGCCGCGCAATCCATCGGCAGCCATGGCGGCGAGCAGCTGACCCGGTTGTTCCCCGAGGGAAGCATTCAAGGCCCGAGCGAATCCTTGCCGGCCATCTGGCAGAATTGGGAACGTTTCTCGGAACTGTCCGAGGACCTGACGAGATACGCCAATGCTTTGGCGGCGGTGGCCGAAAATACGCGCGGCCCGGGCATGCGCGGCGGGCGCCAGGGGGGCACGGGAATGAGCCCCATGGGACGGAGTAATCCCATGACGGGCTCGACCGACGGGATGCGGATGAACGATCCGGCCGCCCTCGCGCAGATGTCGCCCGATGCAGCGTTCGCACGCCTCACGCAGACATGCAGCGCCTGTCACACACAGTTCCGTAAAAAACAGTAG
- a CDS encoding heavy metal translocating P-type ATPase, with the protein MNETMTMNVTVNDPVCGMDVDPSTTAHHHEHAGETYHFCSAGCATKFVGDPEYYLLPPDERPAPIVVPGAQYTCPMHPEIIRDEPGSCPICGMALEPMSVSLDDAPNPELVDFTRRFWFGAFLTVPLLVIVMGDLLPGVHFAEWIGTPWYGVLQFVLGTPVILWSGKPFFERGWASVVSRNLNMFTLISLGTGAAFLYSTVAAFVPGIFPDDFRGPAGGVEMYFEAAAVIIVLVLLGQVMELRAREQTSGALRALLDLAPKTARRIRDDGSDEEVSLDAIVPDDRLRVRPGEKVPVDGTVVEGRSSIDESMVTGESIPVEKAPDDTVIGATLNGTGGLVIRADRVGADTMLSRIVQMVAEAQRSRAPIQRLADAVAGYFVPVVVVIAIVAFIVWAIWGPPPAMAFALISAVSVLIIACPCALGLATPMSIMVGTGRGAQAGVLIKNAEALEKFEKVDTLVVDKTGTLTEGKPRLTSIETASGTANDDLLLLAASLERGSEHPLAAAIVDAALDADLDLVEPTRFEAVTGKGVAGEVDGQKVLLGNARMLEHAGIDPGNWTDHADELRREGETVMLVAVDGAIAGIIGVADPVKQSTPEALRLLREEGIRVVMLTGDNRTTAEAVARRLGIEDVEADVLPEEKAAVVKKYQSEGRIVAMAGDGVNDAPALASADVGIAMGTGTDVAIESAGITLIKGDLMGAVRARRLSRATMRNIRQNLFFAFFYNALGVPIAAGVLFPFLGILLSPMFAAAAMSLSSVSVVGNALRLRKVRV; encoded by the coding sequence ATGAACGAGACGATGACAATGAACGTGACGGTAAATGACCCTGTTTGCGGTATGGACGTCGATCCGTCGACCACCGCGCATCATCACGAGCATGCCGGTGAGACGTATCATTTCTGCTCCGCCGGTTGCGCCACAAAGTTCGTCGGTGATCCCGAGTATTACCTGTTGCCGCCGGACGAACGGCCCGCGCCGATCGTCGTTCCGGGTGCGCAATACACCTGTCCGATGCATCCCGAGATCATTCGCGACGAGCCCGGTAGTTGTCCGATCTGTGGCATGGCGTTGGAGCCGATGAGCGTTTCGCTTGATGACGCTCCCAACCCGGAGCTCGTCGATTTCACGCGACGCTTCTGGTTTGGCGCTTTCCTGACTGTCCCCCTGCTCGTGATCGTGATGGGTGATTTGCTGCCCGGCGTTCATTTTGCCGAGTGGATTGGCACCCCTTGGTATGGCGTGTTGCAGTTCGTGCTCGGTACGCCGGTGATTCTCTGGTCGGGAAAACCCTTCTTCGAACGCGGCTGGGCATCGGTCGTGAGCCGCAACCTGAACATGTTTACGCTTATCTCGCTGGGAACCGGCGCGGCGTTCCTCTATTCGACCGTTGCCGCCTTCGTACCGGGAATTTTCCCCGACGATTTCCGTGGACCCGCCGGTGGTGTCGAAATGTACTTCGAAGCTGCGGCGGTCATCATTGTGCTGGTCCTACTGGGTCAGGTCATGGAGTTGCGTGCACGCGAACAAACCAGTGGCGCATTGCGCGCGCTCCTCGATCTGGCGCCGAAAACCGCTCGTCGGATACGCGATGACGGATCGGACGAGGAAGTGTCTCTCGATGCGATTGTGCCGGACGACAGGCTGCGAGTGCGTCCGGGCGAGAAAGTTCCCGTTGACGGGACTGTGGTCGAAGGTCGTAGCTCCATCGACGAATCGATGGTGACGGGCGAATCCATCCCGGTCGAAAAAGCGCCTGACGATACGGTGATCGGGGCCACCCTGAACGGCACCGGTGGACTGGTAATCCGCGCCGATCGAGTCGGCGCCGATACCATGCTGTCGCGGATCGTGCAGATGGTTGCGGAAGCCCAGCGATCCCGCGCCCCGATTCAGCGACTGGCGGATGCCGTCGCCGGGTATTTCGTTCCAGTGGTCGTGGTAATCGCCATTGTTGCTTTTATCGTCTGGGCGATCTGGGGGCCGCCGCCGGCCATGGCGTTTGCACTCATCTCGGCGGTGTCCGTTCTGATAATCGCCTGTCCGTGCGCCCTCGGCCTCGCCACCCCCATGTCGATCATGGTCGGGACCGGGCGCGGCGCCCAGGCCGGGGTCCTGATCAAGAACGCCGAGGCGCTCGAGAAGTTCGAAAAGGTGGACACGCTGGTGGTCGACAAAACCGGCACGCTGACGGAAGGCAAGCCGCGGCTAACGTCCATTGAAACTGCTTCCGGCACGGCAAACGACGATCTTCTGCTTCTAGCTGCCAGCCTGGAACGCGGCAGTGAACATCCGCTTGCCGCTGCCATTGTTGATGCGGCACTTGATGCGGATCTCGATCTCGTGGAACCCACAAGGTTCGAGGCAGTGACTGGTAAGGGTGTTGCGGGCGAGGTCGATGGTCAGAAAGTCCTCCTGGGGAATGCCAGGATGCTCGAACATGCAGGGATTGACCCGGGCAACTGGACCGACCACGCAGACGAGCTTCGCCGGGAGGGTGAGACAGTCATGCTGGTCGCGGTCGACGGCGCGATTGCCGGCATCATCGGTGTCGCGGACCCGGTCAAGCAATCAACTCCCGAGGCCCTGCGTTTGTTGCGCGAGGAAGGGATTCGCGTGGTCATGCTCACCGGTGACAATCGGACGACCGCAGAGGCCGTGGCGCGACGCCTCGGAATCGAAGATGTCGAAGCAGACGTTCTGCCCGAGGAAAAGGCGGCGGTCGTAAAGAAATACCAGTCCGAAGGCCGGATCGTGGCGATGGCGGGTGATGGCGTGAACGACGCGCCAGCTCTCGCGAGCGCGGATGTGGGCATCGCCATGGGCACGGGGACGGATGTCGCGATCGAAAGCGCGGGTATCACGCTGATCAAGGGCGACCTGATGGGTGCCGTGCGGGCACGGCGCCTGTCGCGCGCAACCATGCGAAACATCCGCCAGAACCTGTTCTTTGCGTTCTTCTATAACGCGCTTGGTGTGCCGATCGCGGCCGGTGTGCTGTTCCCGTTCCTGGGCATTCTGCTTAGCCCGATGTTCGCGGCCGCGGCGATGAGCCTGAGCTCGGTGTCGGTTGTCGGAAACGCGCTGCGCCTCCGAAAGGTCAGGGTATGA